GCCGCCCTGGGAGGGCGCGCTCACCGAGCAGCAGCGCTGGCTGATCATCCTCTACGAGCACACCTTCTCAGAGCATAAGTGACGCCCGCCGATCGCGCGCCGGCTGGTTCGCCCGAGCCGGGCAGGCCGGACGCGGTGGCGCGCGTGCGCGCCGCGCTGGCCGCGGCGGGCGTAGAGGTCCGCATCGTCGAGTTCGCCGAGAGCACGCGCACCGCTCACGACGCCGCGCGCGCCCTGGGGACGTCCACCGGACAGATCGTAAAGTCGCTCGTGTTCTTGGCCGACGGCCGGCCCGTGCTCGTGCTGGCCTCCGGCGCGAACCGCGTGGACACGGCGAAGGTCGCGCGGCTCGCCGGCGCCGCGCGCGTTGAGAAAGCCAGCGCGGACGCGAGCCGCGACGCGACCGGCTTCAGCATTGGCGGTGTGCCGCCCGTCGGCCACCGCAGCCCGCTGCCGGTCTTTGTGGACCGAGTCTTGCTGACGTACGATGTCGTCTACGCGGCCGCGGGAACTCCGCACGCGGTCTTTCCCATCGAGCCGCCGGCGCTGGTCCGGGTGACCTCCGGTACGGTCGGCGATATCGCCGAGTAACCGCCGACCGCCGGCTACCCTGCCGTGGCCCCCGTGGCCGCGGCGCGCGACGCATATTCGGCGCGCCGCAATGCCGCCGCGGGGACGAAGCCGGCGAGTGCGATGGCGAGGCCGAGGAGCCAGACCAGCGTGAAACTCCGCGTCGCGTCGAGCACGTAGCCGAAGAGCACGCCGGAGATCGTCGACGCGATCTGGCCGACGGCGAGGTTGAGCGACACCGCGACGCCGGCCCGGTGAATGCCGAACAACTCCGTCGTGAGCGTCGTCAGGACCGGCAGCGTCAGCGCGAGCCCCGTCCCGGCCAACACCGTGCTGACGGCGACGCCGGCGGCGCTGCGGACGCCGGCGAGCAGCGCGAACGACGCGACCAGCACGCCGAAGCCCGCGAGAATCACCGGCGTCCGCGCGCCGATGCGGTCGGAGAGATTGCCCGCGACAGGCGACGCCGCGAGCAGCGCCACGTTGACGACCGCGACCAGGCCGCCCGCGGCCGTGCGGCTGAACCCGAACGCGTTCGCGAGATAGGTCGGTAGCCACGCCGTGATCCCGTACGCGCTGAACAGCGCGAGGAACACCGAGCCCGAGAGCGCGAGGAAGGTGGGTTGTCCGGCGATACCGCCGATCTGGCGATGCGCCGGCTCCCCGCCGCTGCGCGGTGAGGCGCCGGCCGGCAGCCACACGGCGCCTCCGGCCAGGACGGCGGCCGTCGCGGCCGCCAGCGCGAGGAACGCCGCGGGAATCCCGGTCCATCCGCTCATCAACGGCATAAGAAAGAGGCCCGCCACCATGCCCGCGCCTGCGCCCGACTGCAAAATCCCCATCGCGGCGCCGCGGTTCCGGGCGACACCGAGCATCAGCTTGACCGTCGATGAATAGAGGGCCGCTCCGCTGAGCCCCATCAAGAACCGCAGCGCGAGCGCCGGCACGTAGCGTCCGGTGAGCGCAAAAGCGGCGGAGGTTGCGGTCATGCAGGCGAGGCCGGCGATCGTGACCCGCCGCGCCGGCATGTTGTCCGCGGCGAGCCCCGCGGGAATTTGCGCGAGGACGTACCCAAGCAGGTACGCCGACAGCAGCCCACCGACGCCGGCGTAGTCGACGTGGTAGGCGGCGCGCAGATCATTGAAGAACGGGACGACGTCGATCCGCTGCGCGTTGGCGATGAAGAAGACGCCCCACGCCGCCGCGGCCGTCCACAGCGGCGCGCCCATCGCGCCGCCTTCAGGCCTGGACCTAGGCGTAGGCGTCGTAGATGGCGCGGCCTACTTCTGCGATCGCGAGACGTCCTTTGAGGTCGTCCGCCAGGTCGCGGGTAAAGACGCTGACGACAACCGGTCCCGTCTTGGTGTAGAGCACGCCGGCGTCGTTGCTGACCCGCGTCAGGGAACCGGTCTTGTGCGCCATTTCGACGCCGGGCGGCAGCAGCAGCGGCAGCCGGTCCCGGACCTGCTGCCGGCGCATCAGGTCCAGCATCAGCCGGCAGGCCTCCCGCGGCACCGGACCGTCCCTGCCGCCTTCGAGGGTCGGCCGCACGATCTGCTCGATCAGGAGCCCCATGTCGCGCGGCGTCGTCATGTTCGCACGCTCGTCGTGGTACACGCGGGCGTTCCAGTCGAGCTCCCGCCGCCGCAGGCGCTCGGCGGCGAGCCGGCGGGTTTCCGGCGTGTCCGGGGCGTCCGCGAGGCCCACGAGGTCGCGCAGCAGCCCGCGGCAGCCCATCGTGACGGCGGTGCGGGTCAGCCCGCAGGCGGCGATCCGCGCGTTCACGGCGTCCGCGCCGACGAGGTCGAGCAGGATGTCGGTCGCGGTGTTGTCGCTGACGATGATCATCAGCATCGCCAGATCGCGGACGGTGAAGCGCGTGCCGGCGGACAGCTCCTTCAGGACGCCGGAGCCCGGCACTTTCATCTCGTCCGCGAGTGTGATCTGATCGTCGAGCGAGCGCGCGCCCGCGGCGACCTGCGACATCAGTTCCGCGAGGAGCGGCACCTTGAAGACACTGGCCATCTGGAACGGCCGGTCCGCCTCGAGCGCGGTCGTCTCGCCGCCGGTGAGGTGGTGGACGTACACGCCCATCGTGCCGTCCAGGCGCGCGGCGATGCGCCGGAGGCGGGAGAGCAACGCGGCCGGCGC
The bacterium DNA segment above includes these coding regions:
- a CDS encoding YbaK/EbsC family protein encodes the protein MARVRAALAAAGVEVRIVEFAESTRTAHDAARALGTSTGQIVKSLVFLADGRPVLVLASGANRVDTAKVARLAGAARVEKASADASRDATGFSIGGVPPVGHRSPLPVFVDRVLLTYDVVYAAAGTPHAVFPIEPPALVRVTSGTVGDIAE
- a CDS encoding MFS transporter, whose product is MGAPLWTAAAAWGVFFIANAQRIDVVPFFNDLRAAYHVDYAGVGGLLSAYLLGYVLAQIPAGLAADNMPARRVTIAGLACMTATSAAFALTGRYVPALALRFLMGLSGAALYSSTVKLMLGVARNRGAAMGILQSGAGAGMVAGLFLMPLMSGWTGIPAAFLALAAATAAVLAGGAVWLPAGASPRSGGEPAHRQIGGIAGQPTFLALSGSVFLALFSAYGITAWLPTYLANAFGFSRTAAGGLVAVVNVALLAASPVAGNLSDRIGARTPVILAGFGVLVASFALLAGVRSAAGVAVSTVLAGTGLALTLPVLTTLTTELFGIHRAGVAVSLNLAVGQIASTISGVLFGYVLDATRSFTLVWLLGLAIALAGFVPAAALRRAEYASRAAATGATAG
- a CDS encoding serine hydrolase; the encoded protein is MLSRLRRIAARLDGTMGVYVHHLTGGETTALEADRPFQMASVFKVPLLAELMSQVAAGARSLDDQITLADEMKVPGSGVLKELSAGTRFTVRDLAMLMIIVSDNTATDILLDLVGADAVNARIAACGLTRTAVTMGCRGLLRDLVGLADAPDTPETRRLAAERLRRRELDWNARVYHDERANMTTPRDMGLLIEQIVRPTLEGGRDGPVPREACRLMLDLMRRQQVRDRLPLLLPPGVEMAHKTGSLTRVSNDAGVLYTKTGPVVVSVFTRDLADDLKGRLAIAEVGRAIYDAYA